TCACATTCTCATGTCAGCAccaaagaagaacaaaaacaggagGTGTAGAAAAATAACAGACATAGTGCGACTGGATTGTGCTGGATTGGATATTATGTAAGAAATGATACAATAAAACAAGGACTGAGTACTATAACTATAATGGATGATGGGGAGCAAAATATGATCCTGTACTTGTACCAGTCTGgattctgattggctggaagGAGCAAATTAACTTTAGGAACAGAACAATTCAAATTTGTCCTGCAGTTATTTCATGCAAAGCAAATGCAAAAGACACTAATAGAAAATGTATAGTGGGGAGCACAAATAGACAGGAGTATGCACATGCAAGTTGAAAAGTTTCTGTGTGACACTGTGTTATAAAAGCATCAGTGTtgagattaaaaaaattcagaaaggaaagtcaatatatatatatatatatatatatatgtatacatatatatatatatacagctaCTTTTAATGAACATCACAGATCTTTTGCAATGACCCTCACATAGGATCTGTGACCTTGATCTGGGGGATGGGGtccccttttttatttttattttatttttactttgtgtgtttttaacatatgtgtatttgtttgtatttaaatgtttctttggataaaaaaaaattggttaCTATTGTATCTATGTGCGGGGGACCAGATATTAAACATCCTCCGTAGAAGAGGGATTAGAGGAAAGATTAGATTgatagattagattagattgtacagatagatagatcatTGGGAAGTGTATTATAAAGGTCTCTTAATCTCTTGAATATTATATCTTGATCCTGGTATATACTTGAAAATGCCTTTGGTTATGCTGCCACCTCGTGTTCAGcttgtgaaaatgcaaaattCAAGACTAAAGACAGATTCAGTGTACCACAACTTGCACTCAGTTTAGAAGTCACATACGTTCAGTTTGCAAAGCcatcaaacacagagaagcagcTAATCACCACAGGACAGAGGCTGGACCTAGAGAATGAGACACACATGGCTTCTGTGTCTATACTGCTGGCTCCACAGACTTATCTCATAACTAACACTGTGAGCAGCTCTCCTCTAAACCCACACAGTTCAAATCAAGAAAGATCTGCAgttataaatttaaaaaaaaggtaatcCATATAACTGTCATTATGATATCAACATTGCACATCATGCAAATACAAGATCCATATTAATATTAACAACTTTGATCCATGATctctaaaggtccagtgtgtaagatttaagtgaaagggatctaatggcagaaattgaatataaataatcccagcgatgttttcactagtgtatAATAACctaaattgcatgaattgttgttttctttattttagaaTGTGTCCTTTAtgattaaatactttatatttacatcaggagcgggtcctctctacgtgttttttacagtagttaaaactggacaaactgaacaacttttgagtttttatgacaaccacaggttctctctcatgtttgggcagggagggtgaggtgaggtgcaacttcaccactagatgtcactaggttctacacactgaacctttggtCCATTTTTTAAGgctgtttttaaatttacttgatccaatatttgcatgttttaaaacTGCTTTTCTGTTTGGAGCATTAGttgttatatacagtatatctttaTGTTTTGCAGTTGGTTTTAGTGCTTGGTGTGTTGCATGGTGTGTGTTGGTTTATGTGTGCTGTTTTTCTAACACTGCATGTTTATAATGGAGGATCAGAGTGATGACAAACAGCTGTGGTGAACTGGACCACACCTCACACGGGCCAGGAttaggggggggggttctttaAAAGACTGGATTGGGACAGGTGGGGGGTGGAAGAGATGACAGAGGACACGTGTGCGACCTCAGGACCGGGGGGGTCTGATGCACCGAGGTGGTTTCCAAGAGACACGCGAGGCGAGCTGCTGGACGAGCAGCAGTGAGTCAGACGTGACGAGGCTGGAGAGACTGATAGAAGGTAAGTGAAGGAAAGTTGATATGGAAACGTAACATGTGGGGGGGGGTCCTTATGAGACACGATTTGTTCTCTGTAGATAATAACTGCGGTCAAGTGAGCAGACGTTCgtcttttcctgatttcaagTGTGCACGTATTACAGAATGTATGGCAAACTTTGAGGCTGAATTTCTCCAAAATGATAGAGTAAATATGCTTGAtgctgagtgagtgaacagtcaggatggtcctGAGAGCAAGTGTACAAACCTTTGTCAGAAATGATGGATCAAAGAgattttacagtagagtaaatattGCACATAATGCCTTTTTCAACTAAGAAAAAGGAACTTCGTGGCTGAATTTCTCCAAAATGATTCAGTAAATATGCTtgatactgagtgagtgaacagtcaggatggtcctGAGGACAACTGTATCAGCCTTTGTTAGAAATTATGGATCAAAGGGATTTTACAGTAGCATAAAAGATTGGCTTGCTCCGTATCATGGACTACCTTCATAATAACACAGTTTTCTTACAAAGGTTGGTCCCCTCAGCTTTTTCTGAATTGATGGATGAATTGTTCCAAACCTTGTCTCCACATGGcagtttgttttctcctctttcttaaCTGAAACATCATCTTCTTTGACACATCCATATAATTTCCCAGCAGCAGACCACGCCGGGGAGGAGTATGCTTTCCCTCCTCATTTGGGGTCTCAGCACCTCCATTATCAAGCTCCCACTGCTACTCCTCAAAGGGAGATCTGCTCACAACTGTGAGGGCATTTTGTCTGGGTCATCATTCTCATCCTGAACTAAAGAGCTGCCTACTGTAATCTGTTTTATGTACTCTTTCAGTTGTCAGTGACTCCATAAGTCAGAATGTTATCAGTGGGAGAGACTGTTGAGGTGCACCCAGCCACCTCCAGAGTTAGGGACTCAAAAGACTATTGCTTTTAGCAGGAACTTAGAAACAACATGGGCTGTCTCATCAGGTTTAAGGTCAGCAGGTGTcttcttttttgacattttgattcCTGCTCCATACCACCTACAGCCTATGATAGGGTTTCTTATGATTTTGACCATATAGGGTTACAGAGAAGTCAGACCAGTCTGAGGAATAACTGGTTTGTAATGTCGACACGCTTCGTTGATATAACCAAAGCTTCCAATCTACCAGGTATTGCCCTTAAGGCTTTCCTTTAACTCTGCACATTTATCTTAAAATTTCCTATAACCTAGGGGAAGGGAGACATAAAGCTTGAATTTGCTGTCAGAATATATTGAGTTTGTGGAGAAAGCTTTGGctaagaacaaaaaaaaggttttctttcCAAGCTATTTATTTCTGATATACTTAAGGCCCTGGCATTGGGCGCCCCCTATCCATTATTCAAGTCCCCTACAGTCTCCTTCAAATAAACTGAAGGCTATTTGTCTTCCTTTAATGTTAATAAGGATTATTTCTGTTATAACATTAATAGGCATGCCTTCAAATTCCAACTAAGGGATtcaatttaatgtaatttaattttaacatttttgctGAATcaacattttacttcacatgCTTACTAAAACCTTGTATGTCAGACTGACCAGTCGTGACCATTGTAGTGTCTGAACTATTCTTATTTTGAGCTATTCTTAAATGAATCTGTTATTCTGAGAAACTCACCGTGACCTTGTAGTTTGCTGTAATAGGCTGGTGGGGAGGGGAGTGGTTACACAGATTCAACATGTAGAGTTTGCtaccagaaaaaaataaatgaatacaccAGAGAAAagacattgtgtgtttttatttatttatttattaccttCAACATATGTTAACAATTTCTCTCGGTGTGTTACAATCACAGGATTGTCCCTATTATATAGAACCGCAGGTCATGTGTCACTATAATTTCAAATGATCCACAGTTTGGCCTGTATGTAAAGCCCAGCACAATTCATATAGTCTCTATGCAATAGTGACCTGACACGTTAATGAGTCATTCAACCTTCTCTTGCTGCAGTTTTCACTTTTCAGTAGAAATGATCATTTATGCTGATTGTTTTTAATCCAGTGTCACTGCCACTCAACATCAGAGCACCCATAATAAAACTAGTGATATTGTAGCAGTAACATTAGTATCATTACTTTGTGCATAAATACATGTTCACTTCACCACTCAGCTGTGGTGGCTGATAAAAAGCTGATCAACTGTGCTCATAGGTGTGTGAGAGGAATCTATTAAAATTGAAGAAAAGCAAAATCTGTGTCAGCGTGCTTGAAGTACCTTTAAGTACTCGGCATAGTTTAAGTGATAAAAATAGtgaaataaaactcaaacagcaAAAACCAGCTGTTAATTAAGGacactttatttcttttgtttaaactAATCCTTTTAACCTGGGCTTTCCTAAACTAAAACTGTATCAGAGAGAGGCTGCACTTAAATTGTACAGAAATATGTTGTAAGATGGTTTTTAACCACCTTTAATAACACAGGGTGGCTACACTGGTTCAGAACATATTGGAACATGTTTGAGTAACATTTTTGTACCACAAGGTGGTGATGTGGTCCAACTTTATCATATTTCTACTGTGAAGTGACACAGTAGCGGTACACTTCCTATAAATGTCCATGCatcaacatttttgaaaatgatggAATTTTAACGTGTAACTGAAGTGGTCCTATTAGATTAGAATAATGCTTTTGAATCACTAACTGGCTAGAAGTATCTTAAACTCTTGAGTGTGTACTTGAGAGAAGCCCTGTATTTTGGACAGAcatgtaaaaactgaaaattggTCCTCTAAACCACTTTAGAGCTAtgaatgtataatatatatatatgttgggaaacatttatttagtcTTTTTATGCTACAGAAGCCAAAGTTACAAGGCAGCTTAAAAGTGCCACATTGTCTCCACCGTTGAccatttgtgcattttgtgttGAAAGCCCAGTTAGGAAAAGAGTAAATTctcagaagaggagaggattgTCCAGCACAGCGACTCCCACTGCTACGCCTCCATCTGCGTGTTCTGAACTCTTGGTCCTGAGCAGATGGCCCACACACTCGTTCATCACCATGTCTTCACCTCGTCTGTGAGCAAACAGAGAAATGATAAAGTAAGACTagcttaaattaaaaaaatatctcaaTGTGGTTGGTTAATATTTAATTATGGGCTGATTGTTGTGAGTAGTACATTTCACCACATTTCATGGTTATATCACAGAGGTTATTTGGGCAGCTGCCCTGAGTTTGCAAGTCTCATCtaaaacacacatgaatgtCAATAGAGTTTAATGGATAAATCTTAAACTAAGGGTTTTACACTGGAAACAGAATTTAGATTTCTTCTTTATTCCGAACACTAATGTGAGTAAAACTACAGCTTTCTAACAAGTGATTCACTAAATTACTTTACATGTGTGAAGTGTTAATCTACAATGTAAATTTGAATTCAAAAcctaaaaagaagaagaagaagaatcttgttttattcacataccttgtgtgtataaatgtagaataatgtgTTTTAGATAAGCAGTACTCATGCAGTGTTGGGCGAGTGGGAAGTATCTGATCATGCTAGCTTGCAGATGAAGGATTATAGATTTTGTCTCCCACTCAGTTCACACACTGAAATGAGGAGCTAATACTGCAAAGGTTACAGAGACGAGGAGTCTCCGCTGCACTTATTGGCAGTGAgtgtgatataaaaaaatacatttcataatcctttaaagctgttttcagacatgacttgCGGAGGATCTGTGGAGAACAACGCAGCGGGAGATTCTCTGCTAAGACGCGTTCgcaacaaatcctccagaggattcagatgaggggtggagcagcagacagaggcaggatgtaatgtaTTAATTACGCCGCAGGGATCACGTTATGTCATCTTTACAAAACATCTACACCTTTGTCATCTCTTTTGATatcttcgtgtgtgtgtcttctacgtgtgacaccgctttttcatccagaaatatttgtaattgttttttgtttttatcatttcgGCTTCTGTCAAGTGCTAGAAATGtcgtcaaccccccccccccacttgctagcggtgaatcctgcagaggatctcctgctgtgttctctgaCTGTTCTGCCGACTTTATACAAGGGGGCCAGGCGGAGAAGGTGTATGTCTCAATTTATCTTACCGATACGCATGTTCTGAGGTaatgaggagcagctgaagcTGAAATGATTCCACTAGCTCTGAAAGCACAACCTGATTTATCACAATATCCCCACCTGAGATAAATCCATGAACACATTTTATACCAGTGAGTTCATACCTGACATATGCTCCATAGGCTCCCAGTTCGCAAAGACAGTTGGAGATCTGGAGGGGAGCATCTCGCTTCAGCAGGTAGTTCTTTGAGGGGGTGGGATGGATTTTATCCATCAGAATATAGGCTGTCCTCTCTGTAGGCTCCTTCATTTCCTCCAGGACCTTGCAGATCTCTGAGCCATAGATGTTATTACCTAGGAAAACCGCGTTATAATGATGTGTTAGTAAACCGTGAAGAAATGGACATAATATCTtgttacatacagtatattggagctggaaaatggaaaagtttAAGGGAAACATCCAAGAGCCTAAACTTgcttaaaataaatgtgattatttgtCTCATGTACTGCTGTCAGATCAGTTTGGGCAAATATGACAAAAAGCTATTTCTGTAAATGCTCTCTGCTCTAGCTTTAAAAAAAGGTGAGTAAGGAGTCAGTAGTTTTAGGATTAGTTCATTAGAAAGATGTTTGTGTAATCAAACCTCCTCCTTCTCGCTGAGGCTTCAGGACAAACCGGTCCGGTGCTGCCAGAGCCATCGCTACTGTTTTGTCGCCCTCTGGGCCCTTTAGgcagcaacaacagagaaatgaatGAGGAAACCACGACAGGACATACACTATTAGCACAGAATATTAGAGTTTAATTTTTCGAACAAAAATATTActtcacttttttattattacttttttttattacttcacTATTACTTTTTCAGGAGTGCTGTGAAAGTATTTGCAATAACTTGCTATGAGTCTTGTACATCACAGTGGAGGAACTCTGACCCACTCTTCTTGCCTTTGTGCTCAGGATCATTGTCCTGCTGCAAAAACTGGCTGCgctttaggtaaaaaaaaaaaaagatgggcGGACATGCTCCTTCAGGAGTTTCTGCTAGTGAGCACCATCTCAATACCACTGTTCAACTGTTGGTATGATGTTCTTATTGTGGAATGCTTTGTTAGCTGTATGCTAGAGCTAATGGAACCCATGTCTTCCGAAAAGTTATACTTTTCAATCATCAGTCCACAGAATATGATCCCAAAAATCTTGGGGGTCATCAAGATGTTTTTGGGAAATACAAGACAAGCCTTTGTGTTCTGTTTGGTAAGCAGTGGTTTGCACTTTGCAGCTCTCCCATGGATCTGTATCGCCCTTATGTGATTTCCTGGTTGAGTCCTTGTAGCACTCCTGGAGACACTTTGGTCAGCCAACGACTTCTGTGGAGGTTCACCTGTGTTTGCGGATAATGTTTCTGGAGTCTCAGAGCTTTAGCAATGGTTTTGTAACCCTTTGCAGACTAATAGTTTTCATGCCTTTGCTTTGCTTCTATTATTGAATTTCTTCAGTTTGTGGCATCATGTGCTGCATCAAATTTCGTCAATTGGTTAATTTAGAAACCGAGGGGCAAATACTTTTTTACAAGAGGAAATCATTGGAAAATGCACTTTGTGTTTACTTGGGTTGTCTTGTCTTCTATCAAAATTAGACTGAGCTACTTTTTCACAGCATTCTACACAATTCAACTTGACATGTGTCACTCTCTTACCATGTCTAGAGTGTAGAGGCCAGCGAATGTTGCTCTGATCTGCCCCACTACCTGAGgctggtcagggaagaacttcTCCAGAACTCCAGGTTTTGCGAGCACCTGCTGGACCTTCTTGGTTCCAGCCAGGTGGGTGCTGATGTCTGGACACTTGGCAGCCAGGGAGCGCTCCATCAGAAGCCGAGCATCCCAATACTacaataagacaaaaaaaaaaaatctgattctgGATTCAGACCCACCTCTACACATCATACTACAGTTTGGCAGAATATCATGTCATCTGATTTACCTCACTCATAAAGAAAGTTCTATTTAACTGACCACCGTTTGCAATAAGAAATGTTCAGATGCTCAACTGTATGTAAAAAAGAACAAGAATCATTACAATTGCATATATCCTTTATGGATCCTCATATTTGAGGAGCATTGGTTTGCATGAACTATTCTTCCAACTGGGTTTAAGAAGGCTTACACAGTTTTTGGGGTATTTTTGATGCCTGTTTTCTCTTGGTCGACATTCGTGACAAAGCAGAGGGCCCATTGGCCAGCAGAGcatgaaaactgtttgtttttctttgtaggGGCAGGTATCATGTGACCTCCGACTGATAGACACTGACAGGAGAATGAAGGAGAGTAACACCCAGTCACACAATCAGCACTTTCAAAAGCGCATCAGCAAAAGAAACATTCTTCTGATGTGTGGTCACTATGATAACCTGACCATCAGTTACAATAAAATCTGACTTCAATTCAGCTGTGTGCTTGTTCCTAACTCTGGCTTGATGCCAATTTTGATAAGGGATGTTCCAGTAACGTTTTGCTTTTGCTTCAAGTCAATATTGACTTATGTGGCTCTTAACAGATATGCGCATCTTACTGTTCATAATAGAGATATACAGTGTGCAATTCAGTGCATCAGGATGGTAAAAGTGAACAAAATAGACCAGACTAAGCAGCTATGCTGTAAGAATATTTGACTGCCATGCCATAATTAGATAGAAAAGACTGTTATGATCTGATCCCTGTGTAAACTTCCTGCattaacttcctgttttattatgaaattaCCATGAGTTTCttgcagttttatttcctgtctttgtgtattttcacTCCACCTTTTGTTAAAACTTGTGTCTTTCAGCCATTTAGTTTCACTATAATTACAATCTTATGTTTGTCACCATATGCTAAGattctgtttttctccctgtttGCAAAAGCACCACTCAGCGAGAACCTAGGTTACTGCCCCAGTCTAGTAAAGCATCTGGGGTCCCAGTGCAAGTCTTTACTTTTTTCTGCATTAGCCCTGTTCCTCTCATTGTTTTGTAACAGCCCCACTCAGCCTTGGGCATTTGCTTTTGGGTCTTTCTCTTGCATCTGTTGCACTGGTCATCTCATCTGGCAGACCCACATGCAGTTTGTTGTAAAAAACAAGTTTTCCATCTTGACTGcacttcacatacacaccacCTAAAACTAGGAACAAAGAAATTAATCAAGACCTGTTCAGAAATGTAGTTCTGAGGCATGTAGCCATTCCTGAAGTAGACCACCGCAACCTCCAGGTCATCACTGTAAAAAGAGTGACATGGATGCACAGTGAGTAAAACTGATAATTATCTCACAGCTGTGTATGGAATATAGCTTTAATGAATTAACAAAACGTAAATGTAACTGAGAGAATCGTTCTTACACAAAAAGCCTCTTGTCCTGATCGAGTTTTCCTGTTTTAACAACATCGCCAAACCCCTTTCTTCTTGTTGGAatgtttctgaaacacattGAGAATAATCTTCCTGTTTAATTTGCTTTCCAAAGGTCCACTTCCAACTGAATGATGCCCAAATTTctttgcacacacatatataaaacacacaaaaagggATTGAAATATGTGAATCAAGGCACAAGGCTAAAGCACccataacaaacacagatgtttcaGGTGAAACCACAGACAGTGACATTGCTACATTTCCCATTAACTGGGAACAGCTTCCTCCTCAGTACCAACAACTTACCTCTTCCACAGTTCATACTCAATACATCGCTGgtcaaagatgtttctttgGGTGTCTTCCACCAAAAACATGACGATGGCTCTGTAATGACAAACATTAATCCTGTAAAGCACCATCACTACTTTTAACATCATTCTCAACAATTATTTTGACAGGAGGCATTCTTACCCTGTGGATAAGTCAGTCTGGTTTTAGACGTGAAAACCAGTCATGTATAGCACTTGTACGACTTCGAGCTATGCAATACGGGTCATACCAATCTAGCAATACAGGGTATAAGCGGAGATCTGGTTCTACTGGGCAGATTCAATAGTTTCCATCCACTGTTGGTTTATGCTATTTAAAAAGCAGAgttttaataataaagattttaaatggtGACTTATGTTGTACTTTATATAAAGGCAAGTGGAAGAGTAGTTTCATGAGGattcattcagtgtttttacagtCCAGATCTTAAGTGTTTTTGTGCATCTGACCATCTGTCAGGGTGACCGTCTACAGATACCTACAGACGTAGTGTGCTTGTCAAGCTGCCCTTGACTCAGCTTCCATTACTCTTAGATCAGTTATGATATTGCATGCGTTATTATACACATGTGCAGTGTAGAAGCTGTAGTTGCAATAGAAACTTCAATAGGAATTTCTTCCTAAGCATTAAGAGGCAGCAGTAGCAGGTAAATGAGCAACTTATATCAAATTCATGTGCTGTTTCTTTATTCCtctacattttcttctttccatcATGATAGAGGTTGACTTTTGTTTCGTCAGTCGTTACAACTTTATTCCACAAGTCATAGAAAGTTCACACTACAGTTAAgttttgagtgtttgtgtgaaatgcaGCCTGGCCTTTCTGGTATTGTGAAGCACTGGGGGATGCAAACCGTAGTGCATCCTCTTGAGGTTCTAGTCAGGAAGTCTTATCTTGAACATCAAGCGGTAAACAAGTCCGCAGACATCCTGTAGAGCAATCATGAAGgcatttattatatatatgtattttctgCTCTTCCACGAGACCCATTCTTAATCTGTTACTTTTGAACCCCTTGCAATTATAGGATTCTATGAGTTGAAAGACCTTCATCTCACTCATAGAAAAATAATTCTTtattaataaacattttcaaggtAAAAGTCACCCcagtttgttggttggttggtttgttagcaggattatgcaaatgctacaggacagattaccacaacaTGTGGTAGGAGGCTGTATGGGTTAGAggagaacccattacatttggGTGCAGATCTAGATCAGGGGTGGAACCAGGGTTGTTTTCACCACTTCCTCTAACATTTTGAGAACTGAAAACTATGactgtgtgaaatctggtgcagccTGATCGAATTTAAGGGGTATGAGCCCTTCTCAATGCCACTCtagttttatttcaaactgaaagggctgaggaaaaaaatttaaaaaaacaatgtgtaaCTGCAAAAGTATAGTCTCACCTCTCTGATCCATACAGCTCCCAGGCTTTAGCAATTGCTCCAACCAGACCAGCAGCAGGGTTATTGTCGAGGATGCGCTGACTCTCCTCCAGCCGGCCGGCTACCTTAAGGATTTGTCTGTTgagaaacatgaaggaaacataaAGTCATCTTTCAATCAGAGCAAACACTCTttgcaccatcatcatcatcagacaaaGGGGGAAGCATCATGATGAAATGGTTGATGGTGTACTACAGTACATCTGACTGCCTGTTGAGTCCTTATAGGTGATGTATTATGCatgagaaaaagtgaaaatgtccCATAATTGCTGTAAACTGCaataaagtaataaattataatctGTGAGGAGCACGTTAACAAGTGAATTACCGATGTACATCTGGCGTGCGTGATGCGAGACCTCCAAAACTAGCAGCAAACGTGTTGATCTCTATCTGTTTTAGAGATGACGTCCCGTCCTCTCTCTGGTCCAGCATATAATCAGATCGGTTGAGACCCAACACAATAGACtgggaggagaaagaaacaccaaactgacatttaaaacaccAAGCATTTTTGCATAGTGAACATAACATCTTTTGTTGTTTGGGTGGTGCtttgcgtttttttttttctacacgTCATGGACACAGGCAGGAACATTTGCAtgaagacaacaaagacacactgCTGGATCATTTGGTTGCTGATGAAAGTGGAGGACTAAACCAAATTCAATATTATGGTATTTGAATAAAGAGCAAATGTTCCAGTCTGTGTGTGATCCTGCTACTTTATGTCATCATTACATAAACTATTTTTTATGGGTAAACATCAAGACCTCTAGCACCACCTAAGACCACTGATAACAAGGCTCTGTATTTGATATTACTGCAACGTGACATACTTGAGACCTTCCTTCTTTCAGGATCTGCTGATGGATCTTGAACAACCTTGCAGTGAAGTCATCCACTGCGATGGTGCTGTAAAACaaagaatgtcactcagtgagCACAGACCCACTCAGAGAATTCAACAATAACGTGGCGTTTTGATGAAAATGTCTACTGCCAAACTTCTGGGGAGACCATCATTATAGCAGTTTCATATACTACCTAGCAAGAGCTTCTTGCAGAAAGTCTGCATCCTGGCTGATCTTGTCCACCAGAGTGTTGTAGTGAGTTTGCACTGCCAGAGCCTGGTGGAACACATCTTTAGGCACAGGCGTGGGAAAGAGTGTGAATGAA
This sequence is a window from Paralichthys olivaceus isolate ysfri-2021 chromosome 6, ASM2471397v2, whole genome shotgun sequence. Protein-coding genes within it:
- the gss gene encoding glutathione synthetase — protein: MAQGIPDEVMMNTALIKELAEVAKDAALQQGVLMRIKETPNSSELVTYTSFTLFPTPVPKDVFHQALAVQTHYNTLVDKISQDADFLQEALASTIAVDDFTARLFKIHQQILKEGRSQSIVLGLNRSDYMLDQREDGTSSLKQIEINTFAASFGGLASRTPDVHRQILKVAGRLEESQRILDNNPAAGLVGAIAKAWELYGSERAIVMFLVEDTQRNIFDQRCIEYELWKRNIPTRRKGFGDVVKTGKLDQDKRLFVDDLEVAVVYFRNGYMPQNYISEQYWDARLLMERSLAAKCPDISTHLAGTKKVQQVLAKPGVLEKFFPDQPQVVGQIRATFAGLYTLDMGPEGDKTVAMALAAPDRFVLKPQREGGGNNIYGSEICKVLEEMKEPTERTAYILMDKIHPTPSKNYLLKRDAPLQISNCLCELGAYGAYVRRGEDMVMNECVGHLLRTKSSEHADGGVAVGVAVLDNPLLF